From the genome of Homo sapiens chromosome 6 genomic scaffold, GRCh38.p14 alternate locus group ALT_REF_LOCI_3 HSCHR6_MHC_DBB_CTG1:
TTTTCTTCCCCTAGTAGCCTGATATGTGGGCTCAGAAGTGACAGGCTGGTCTGTGGAGGTGGAAGGCTGGAGCTCAGGGGCTGTGGGGACAACTGGTTCAGGGGTCTTGACAGAGGATCTATTTTTTCTTCCCCTAGTAGCCTGAGAGGTGGGTTCAGAGGTGACAGGTCGGTCGGTGGAGGTGGAAGGCTGGAGCTCAAGGGCTGTGGGCACAACTGTTTCAGGGGTCTTGACAGAGGATCTACTTTTTCTTCCCCTAGTAACCTGAGATGTGGGCTCAGAGGTGACAGGCTGGTCTGTGGAGGTGGAAGGCTGGAGCTCAGGGGCTGTGGGGACAACTGGTTCAGGGGTCTTGACAGAGGACCTATTTGTCCTGCTCCTAGTGGCCTGAGATGTGGGCTTGGGAGTGACTGGCTGGGCTGTGGAGGTGGAAGGGTGGGGCTCAGGGGCAGCAGAGGTAGCTGGAAAGGGTGTCATTCTGGAGGACTTCCGAGTTCTAATTTTAGGCTTTGGGTGGAAAGGCTCCAGCTCTGAGGACAAGGGAGCCTCTGGAGCTTCCTGACTCCCATCTTGCCTGGTCTTACGAACGGTTGGCTTGATAGAAGGTAAAAGGGGAGAAAGAAGGGGCGGAGGTGCAAGATGTTTCTGGCTCTGAGAGTTAAGGGGCttttggggtggggctggggcttcAGGTACTGTAGGAGGCAGACAAGCATCTGGAGATTCCTGATCGCCCTAGGGAGAAACAGAAGCAAGTGagggggaggaggtggagaaaagagATAGAACTTGGATACTGTTCTTGATACTTGTTTATGGTTAGATAGGCTTACCAGATTtccaccgggcgtggtggctcacggctataatcccagcactttgggaggccgaggcgggcggatcacgaggtcaggagttcaagaccagcctggccaacatagtgaaaccccgtctctactaaaaatacaaaaaaaaaggccaggcatggtggctgatgcctgtaatcccagcactttgggaggccgaggcgggtggatcacaaggtcaggaaaccgagaccatcctggctaacacggtgaaaccccgtctctactaaaaaatacaaaaaattagccgggcgtggtggcgggcgcctgtagtcccagctacttggaaggctgaggcaggagaatggcgtgaactcgggaggcggagcttgcagtgagccgagatggtgccactgcactccagcctgggggacagagcaagactctgtctaaaaaaaaaaaaaaaaaaaaaaaaattagctaggtgtgttggcaggcgcctagtagtcccagctacctgggaggctgagggaggagagtcgcttgaacccgggaggcagaggttgcagtgagccaagatcgcgccactgcactccagcctgggtgacagagtgagactgtctcaaaaaaaacaaaaaaatacacaaaaattagccgggtgacatgcgcctgtagtcccagctacttgggaggctgcggcaggaaaattgtttgaacccaagagacggaggttacagtaagctgagatcacgccactgcacactccagcctgggtgacagagacagactctgtctcaaaaaagaacaaaaacaaaaaatatgctcACTGGATTTTCCTTTCTGTCTATGATCTCTCCTCCATTAGACTGGGATCTACCTGGGAAGCTACCTTTTTCCCACAGACCTGTCTCCATAATGCTACTATAGTGTTCTCCACACGTGGATGATGGTAAGGAAAAGGATGGCTGgggcaaagaaagaagaaacacgAAGGGTCTTTCTTTTGAGTCAGGTAGGAGATACAACTTAGGAAACAGATATGGAAAACAACGGGTGCCGAGGATAAAGGAATAGAAGCCAATCAAGGCGtgacaaaaatggaagaaaactgaaTAATGAGAAAGGAATAGATTAAAGTGAGGCTAGGTGAAAGAGCATTGGAGAAGATATAGAGATGACTTGTGGAATAGGAGGTAGAAAAAGTAGCTCTCACCCTGGAAACCTTCTCAGCAGCTCTGATCCTGGAAGCCTTCTCAGCAGGTGGCATCTTGCAATTCAGGAGGCCTAGACAGAAAGTAAACACAAAGGTGGCTGAGTTCCAAGCAGCTGGTTGCCCAGGGGTTGATTATCACGAGGCCTGTGTATCACCTTGGGTTCCCCTCTGCCTTCACTTACCTTTCTGATGCCTCCTGGGGCTCACTGGGGATCCCCTTCCACCTGACTGGCTCCCAGAAGGTACGGGGGCTGAGGTAGGTCCCGGAAggtcccccgcccccaccccaggctCTGGTGTTGGGCTGGAGGCCTGCCCTTTCTGGTCCTGGCTCCCTCCCTCTGGCTCCCCTCTCTGTGTATCTCTCTCCAGGATCACTTTGGGCACCTTCTCTTCTAACTCGGCTGGATCGCACTCTCTGTTTGCTACTGGTCTCTCTACTTCTCTCTCAAATGCTTTGCTTGGAAGGGTCTGCTTCTGTACTTGTTTCTCTTGTATTTCCTCAGATGTCTCAATTTCTACCTTCAAACTCTCCCTATCTCTTTCAGGACTTGCACTTTCCCCATTTTTGTCAGATTCTTGTCTCTGGGTGTCTCTAGCTAACAACTGTTTTTGTTCTCTGTCCTGTTTCCCCTTGGTTAATTCTTCCTCTCCTGTCACATCTGTCTGTCTTTCTGGTAGCAgtttctcagtttctctctccaaTGGCCCTCTCTCAGGGCCCACCCTCTCTGCTGTTTCTTTTGGTATACCCATGACTTTATCCACAGTCTGCCTCCCTCTGCCTTGAATCCCCATTGGCTCTGTGTGAACTGGGCTCTCTGGATGTTGGTCTCCTGGTATTGCCCTAGGTGGAGACAGGCAAGGTCCATAGGCCTCAAGGTGCGTGTCAAAAGGCTGGGTCTCAGAGTCCTCAGACTCTCTCAGACAGAATGGCTGTGTAGCCAGGACCTCCCATGGTTCATCTAGGGTAcctggaaggggaggaaggaagagagagagagggagagggagagaaaagagggagaggaagagggaaagggaagTACAGGTTGACATAATAAATATGATGAGAAAGGATTTAGATAAACTCATGAATAATAAATCTGAACAGGTTATTAAAGGTAAGCTGGGAATAAGGGTGGTAGTTATAACATTTAACGTTTGTCTCAAAAAGGTCATAGccttaggcgggcatggtggctcagacatgtaatcccaggactttgggaggccaagacatgaggattgcttgaggccaggagtttgagactagcctggacaacatggcaaaaccccatctctacaaaaaatacaaaaaaattaggtgtggggACGGGGACCTGTagtcctgtagtctcagctacccgggaggctgaggtaggagaactacttgaaccccAAAGgtcaagactgtagtgagctgtgatcataccactgcacttcagcctgagtgacagagactctgtctcaaaaaaaaaaaaaaaaaaaaacccaagagaaaaagaaaaacatcatagCCTAATATGAGTTCCCTGAATAGTCTCtcatcataccactgcattccagcctgagtgacagagaccctgtctcaaaaaaagaaagaaagaaagaaagaaagaaaaacatcatagCCTAATAAGAGAGTTCCCTgaatagtctctctctctcaagacagtttcactctgtcacccaggctggagtgcagtggcatgatgttggctcactgcaactcccaactgctgggctcaggagatcctcccacctcagcctcccaagtagctgggactacggcatGTGCCAaagtgcccggctaattttttgtatttgttgtagagatggggtttggtcttgaactcttagactcaagtgatccacccacattggtctcccaaagtgctgggattacaggtgtgagccaccatgcttggctggaatttccttctttttaaaggctgaatagtattccactgtgtatatataccacattttcttttttcttcattgacacataataattgtacatatttatggggtacctgtGCTATTTTGACTCATGCATACAATGTACAATGATAAAACCAAGATAATTGGGATATCCactatctcaaacatttatcatttctttgtcttgGAAACATATCaaatctcttctagctattttgaaatacacaataaattattaactatagtaacACTACTGTGGAactgaacactagaacttattcattcAATCTGACTGgatttttgtattcattaaccaaCCTCTTTATGCATTCTGTCCCTCTACCCTTCCTAGcctttggtaaccaccattctactctctacttccatgagatccatgtttttagctcccacatgagtgagcatacaatatttgcctttctgtgctgacttatttcacttaacataatgtcctcagggttcatccatgttgctgcagatgacaggatttcattctcttCTGTTGCTGAATACtgttccactgtgtatatatacacattttcttttttttttagattgagtcttgctctgtcacccagtttggagtgcagtggcatgacctcagctcactgcaacctctgcgtcttaggcagcaatcctcccatcttagcctcccgagtagctaagactacaggtgcatgccaccatgcccagctaaattttgtattttgagccactgcacccagcctatatacacattttctttttttttattattagagatgaagtctcactctgttgcccatgttggagtgcagtggtgtgaccttggctcactgcaacctctgcctccggggttcaaatgagtctcctgcttcagtctcccgagtagctgggactacaggcacctgccaccatgcccagctaatttttgtatttttagtagagacagggtttcaccatgttggccaggctggtctcaaactcctgacctcatgtgatccacccacttcggcttcccaaagtgctgggattacaggcatgaggcactgtgcccggcctacattttcttttctttcgtttttttgagacagagtttcactcttgttgcccaggccagagtgcgatggcacaatctcagctcactgcaacctctgcctcctgggttcaagggattctcctgactcagtctcctgagtagctgggattacaggcatgcaccaccacacccggctaattttgtatttttagtagagacggggtttctccatgttggtcaggctggtctcaagctcccgatctcaggtgatctgcctgccttggcctcccaaagtgttgggattagaggtgtgagccactgtgcccgaccccggcctacattttctttatccattcatctgttgatggacatttagtttgaTTTCATATCtgcctattgtgaacagtgctgcaatagtgtgtgtgtgttttttttaagagacattgggggtgggggttgagGGATGGGctattgcccagactgggctcaactgatcttcccatcctggcctcccatgtaactgggactacaggtgctcactactatgctgggctaattttttcatttttgtggagaccaggtctctctctgttgcccaggccagtcccTAAATATTTTCAACCTGCAGCTGGTTGAATTCACGGACGCAAACTCGCATACACAGAGGGCTCACTGTAATCAGAGTATGAAAGAAACATGTAGGAAGGCAAATCAAGAAAGAacgcaggccgggcgcagtggcttacgcctgcaattccagcattttgggaggccgaggcaggcggatcacttgaggtcgggagtttgtgaccagcctggccaacatggtgaaaccctgtctctactaaacatacaaaaaattagccaggcatggtcatggacagctgtaatcccagctacctgggaagctgaaggaagagaaaccgcctgggaggcggaggttacagtgagccgagactgcaccactgtaatccagcctgagtgacagaggaaaaaaaagagaatgcagaATTGGGGACACAGAGGAGGGAAGAGTTTCTTATACCTGTTGTCTGGAAGCTGCAATGGGAAGGGCCAAGCTCTTGGGGTGGAGTCAACATGAAGGCCTGGGTAGGTTCATCCTCCATGCTCTGGACTGCTGTACAGGAAAAGATGGCCTAAGTTCATCTCCTCCATACTACTGTAGGGTTCCATTCCTGGTCTCCTACCCTACCCATACTAGCCTTTACCCTTCAAGGACCACCAGTCTAATCTCCCAGCTCCCACTGGTACAGGATTCAAATAACACAGAAGTCCTCACCTTCCAGGCCCTGATTCTCCAGAAAGCACTGGGTAGCTTGTAGGTCCAGATCTTCAGAATCTGGTCGGGGAGGAATATAAgacagtttaaaacaaaaatcataccTGACACTAAACTCCTTAAATAATCTCTACCTttctctccccaaccccagctgTTAGAACCCTGGTTGATTTCAGAGGTCAAGGAAGGAAGGCCAGCACTTACCACCATAGTTGTCTTCAGAGTCCTTGGTCCCACCCACATGttgttctctctcccttcctgtgGGGACCTGGGCTCCCTCTCTCTGTGGCTGGGTGGATTCCCCTAGAGTGTCTGTGTCCACCACCAGATCTGTGAGGTTCTCTCTTGAGATAGGGAGGTCCTGCTCCACTTGTGCCACAGGTGGCCCACCCTGGGCCCCCACCTCATGAGCTCTCTCCTGCTTAAGAACAGCTGCAGCCCACTCTGCCCCAGCATCCCCTTCTGCTGGAAGCTGGCTCTTTCTTACATCTGCAACTACTGAGGCTGTTAGGGAGGTGCCCTCCTCTGCATCTGTTTCACAGTCCCCATGCAGAGGCCAGGCTTCCTCTAGAGATACCACAAGCAGCTTTGCTGGTCCCCCAACTGCTTTCACATCTGTTTGATTTGTCCCCTCCACAGACACCTGATGCTTCTTTATATGTATAATGGCTGACCCTGGCGGGACTTCCTTCTCCACTTGTGTGTTGATGTCCACTGTGGTGGAGGCTTGGCTTCTCTCCAGGTGGATCCCAGGTGAGCTCTTATCTGCTTCCACACTGTCATCACTGTCCCCAAAAGGAGGTTGGTCCTTTTCTGAATGTGCTCTAACAAGGGCTCTAATCTTTGTGTGATCCTTGAGGACAGCTTCTCTATTTTCCACTGGGAGCTCTTCCTCCTCCACGTCTGTGTCACTGTCTCTCTCAGTGGTGGTTTGGCTTCGCTGCAGAAGGACCACACGTTGGGGCATGTCCTCTTCTGCATCTCTGTTCCATATAGCAGGCTGGCTCTCTTTCAGATGTGCCAAAGTCAGCGCTGCTGAGACTTCTTCCTCGTCATCTGTATCGCTGTTGATAACCATGGAAGCTTGGCTTTTCTCCAGAGGGACAGCCTGTGGGGCCTTGCCTTCTTCCACATCTGTATCACTACCAGCCTGGCTCTCCTGCAgatgggccaggcctggtgctcCAGGACCCCTTGTACCTACTCCATGGAAGATCTTCCTCTTCTTCATAGGAATGACAACTGGGGTTGCTGGGATCCTCTCTTCTTCCGCATCAGTGTCGCTGTCGATGAAGCCAAAAGGCTGAGCCCTTTCCAAATGGACCTCAGCTGGCCTTCCAGGAGGCCTGCTGTCATCATCCACATCTGTGTCACTGTCCTCTCCAGGAGGTTGGCTCCTCTCCAGAATCACCCCAGCTGGAACCACCCCATTCCCTGCACCCCTCTTGACTTTTGTATCATTGTCCCTCTCCTTCACTAAAGGCTGATCCTTTTCAAGCTGGATTTCAGTTACAACTTCAGCTTCAGACTGCTTTGCCTCTACAGTGGCACCTCTTCTGGCAGCTGAGGAGGCCTCCTCTGTGGCTGGTTGCTGACCTTCTTCCACATCTGTGTCACTGTTCAAATTGAAGGCAAAAGGCGGCCCAAGGCCGCCCAGGACCGGGGAATGCCCCTCTTCATCACtgtgaagggaagaaaagagagtcTATAGAATTTATTTCCCTGGAAGGGATACCCCAACTcaactgtgagctccttgaggggaGACACAAGGTAGcatatttcttcttctgtttccAATTTGTTTTCCACTTGGCACATCAGATGTGCTCCATAAAAATTCAGCTGAGTGAATGAATATGTATGGTTCCCCAGCCCCAACTCTCATGATAATCATCTCTTTTAGAGATTGATCCTCCAGCCCCTGGTTCTTCCTCATTTTGAAGACTCAGGTGTCTGACTCTTTGGCACTCACCTCTCTGGAACTATCACAGAGGAAGATGTGGTCCTTGATTTTTTTACCATACGcctttcagaaagaaaatctgtCAAGAACAGAAAGGAATGAGTTGACAATTGTACACTCATTATTCCTGTCTCCTCATTCTCCCTGCCAATATACAAACTTACCTACTTCCTCCTCCGAGTCCTCAGCCAACAGAAGCCTCTGGGGTTGAGTTTCTCCCTGTACTCTGGGTGTCTCTTCTACTGTCAGAGGGCCCCGGGAGACAAAGGGCAGAGAGACATCCAGGCGATGGTACTGGCAGAGCAAGTCAGCAAAGAGAATCAATTCCTGGTCCCTCAGACGGTGACTCACCCCAGGGCTCAAAACCTTAGGAGGTCTCAGGATTTGAGTACCATTAAGGCTCCCACAGTCTCGGAGGATAGGTGCCTTGTCCCAGGCTAAGATTTCAATCTCTGCATGTTGTTTGGAGATAGATGGAAAGGGCAGGGCCACAGAGCAGTCAGGCATTCGGCCTACCACATTCTTCCCGAGGTGTAGTGGGAAATCTAAGAATTAGAGAGGTAGATAAGCTCCAAGATCAGAGTCCTGGCCTGTCATTAGGAAAAAGTGCCTATTAGGTACTCTACTACTCACTCAAGGCCTCCATatgcattagaaaaataaaaggcccTAGGACATCTAGGCACTGAAAGAGTATATGCGATACCCCATCCATCCACAATGGATGTTTTTTTACtgttataaaatacacataacacaaaatgTATCACCTTaataattttaagtgtatagttcagtggcattaagtgcattcacactgttgtgcaatcatcactaccatccatctccagagcaCACAATtggattttatttgattttttttttttttttgagacagggtctcattctgtcacccaggctagaatgcagtgtcatgatcatagaTCAGTGcaatcttgaactcttgggttcaagtgatcatctggctcagcctcccaagtaggtgggactgcagatgtgaaatgaaccaccacacctggctaatttttaaatttttcgtagagacagggttttgctatgctacccaggctggtctctaactcctagtctcaagtgatccttctgccttggcctctcaaagcacgggaattacaggtgtgagtcactgcacccagcttcatttcaatctcttaattttcttttatcaaagTAAAATCACTTCCAGTGAGTCCAGGGTAGTAGTCTGCAACTATCAACTCAATCGGCCCCATCTCTTccattcatgaaaaaaaaaaattcacatctcATTGAAACATACATAAGCTTCTTGCAACCCTCCAAATACcttaccacaaaaataaaagatctatATCAATACTTGAACATCCAATACCCTCTGACCTTTTTCTGGTCCATGGGCACCACTAAAGATATGTAGCCGCCCTACTGGCTCCACGTTACACCTCAAGGATTCACTGGATTgctctgtctcctcctcttcttcaacATCCCAGTCAATAGCCTGGGTGTCCTCCATGATCTGGGAAGGATACACATTATCAATTATCCTCATTATTGGTTCACACAAACAGCATCAGAGTTATCAGACTGAAAACTAGGGGGTAAACTGGATCATTATGAACGTTGATGCTTCTCTTTCCACCAATCTTTCTGTTGTTAACCTTCTGAagcacttaaaacatttttttcttttttgtgatggagtctcgttctgctccccaggctggcatgcagtggtaagatcttggg
Proteins encoded in this window:
- the MDC1 gene encoding mediator of DNA damage checkpoint protein 1 isoform X1; the protein is MGHPTFPTCQQFPSRVAYFQIMEDTQAIDWDVEEEEETEQSSESLRCNVEPVGRLHIFSGAHGPEKDFPLHLGKNVVGRMPDCSVALPFPSISKQHAEIEILAWDKAPILRDCGSLNGTQILRPPKVLSPGVSHRLRDQELILFADLLCQYHRLDVSLPFVSRGPLTVEETPRVQGETQPQRLLLAEDSEEEVDFLSERRMVKKSRTTSSSVIVPESDEEGHSPVLGGLGPPFAFNLNSDTDVEEGQQPATEEASSAARRGATVEAKQSEAEVVTEIQLEKDQPLVKERDNDTKVKRGAGNGVVPAGVILERSQPPGEDSDTDVDDDSRPPGRPAEVHLERAQPFGFIDSDTDAEEERIPATPVVIPMKKRKIFHGVGTRGPGAPGLAHLQESQAGSDTDVEEGKAPQAVPLEKSQASMVINSDTDDEEEVSAALTLAHLKESQPAIWNRDAEEDMPQRVVLLQRSQTTTERDSDTDVEEEELPVENREAVLKDHTKIRALVRAHSEKDQPPFGDSDDSVEADKSSPGIHLERSQASTTVDINTQVEKEVPPGSAIIHIKKHQVSVEGTNQTDVKAVGGPAKLLVVSLEEAWPLHGDCETDAEEGTSLTASVVADVRKSQLPAEGDAGAEWAAAVLKQERAHEVGAQGGPPVAQVEQDLPISRENLTDLVVDTDTLGESTQPQREGAQVPTGREREQHVGGTKDSEDNYGDSEDLDLQATQCFLENQGLEAVQSMEDEPTQAFMLTPPQELGPSHCSFQTTGTLDEPWEVLATQPFCLRESEDSETQPFDTHLEAYGPCLSPPRAIPGDQHPESPVHTEPMGIQGRGRQTVDKVMGIPKETAERVGPERGPLERETEKLLPERQTDVTGEEELTKGKQDREQKQLLARDTQRQESDKNGESASPERDRESLKVEIETSEEIQEKQVQKQTLPSKAFEREVERPVANRECDPAELEEKVPKVILERDTQRGEPEGGSQDQKGQASSPTPEPGVGAGDLPGPTSAPVPSGSQSGGRGSPVSPRRHQKGLLNCKMPPAEKASRIRAAEKVSRGDQESPDACLPPTVPEAPAPPQKPLNSQSQKHLAPPPLLSPLLPSIKPTVRKTRQDGSQEAPEAPLSSELEPFHPKPKIRTRKSSRMTPFPATSAAPEPHPSTSTAQPVTPKPTSQATRSRTNRSSVKTPEPVVPTAPELQPSTSTDQPVTSEPTSQVTRGRKSRSSVKTPETVVPTALELQPSTSTDRPVTSEPTSQATRGRKNRSSVKTPEPVVPTAPELQPSTSTDQPVTSEPTYQATRGRKNRSSVKTPEPVVPTAPELRPSTSTDRPVTPKPTSRTTRSRTNMSSVKTPETVVPTAPELQISTSTDQPVTPKPTSRTTRSRTNMSSVKNPESTVPIAPELPPSTSTEQPVTPEPTSRATRGRKNRSSGKTPETLVPTAPKLEPSTSTDQPVTPEPTSQATRGRTNRSSVKTPETVVPTAPELQPSTSTDQPVTPEPTSQATRGRTDRSSVKTPETVVPTAPELQASASTDQPVTSEPTSRTTRGRKNRSSVKTPETVVPAAPELQPSTSTDQPVTPEPTSRATRGRTNRSSVKTPESIVPIAPELQPSTSRNQLVTPEPTSRATRCRTNRSSVKTPEPVVPTAPEPHPTTSTDQPVTPKLTSRATRRKTNRSSVKTPKPVEPAASDLEPFTPTDQSVTPEAIAQGGQSKTLRSSTVRAMPVPTTPEFQSPVTTDQPISPEPITQPSCIKRQRAAGNPGSLAAPIDHKPCSAPLEPKSQASRNQRWGAVRAAESLTAIPEPASPQLLETPIHASQIQKVEPAGRSRFTPELQPKASQSRKRSLATMDSPPHQKQPQRGEVSQKTVIIKEEEEDTAEKPGKEEDVVTPKPGKRKRDQAEEEPNRIPSRSLRRTKLNQESTAPKVLFTGVVDARGERAVLALGGSLAGSAAEASHLVTDRIRRTVKFLCALGRGIPILSLDWLHQSRKAGFFLPPDEYVVTDPEQEKNFGFSLQDALSRARERRLLEGYEIYVTPGVQPPPPQMGEIISCCGGTYLPSMPRSYKPQRVVITCPQDFPHCSIPLRVGLPLLSPEFLLTGVLKQEAKPEAFVLSPLEMSST
- the MDC1 gene encoding mediator of DNA damage checkpoint protein 1 isoform X3; translation: MEDTQAIDWDVEEEEETEQSSESLRCNVEPVGRLHIFSGAHGPEKDFPLHLGKNVVGRMPDCSVALPFPSISKQHAEIEILAWDKAPILRDCGSLNGTQILRPPKVLSPGVSHRLRDQELILFADLLCQYHRLDVSLPFVSRGPLTVEETPRVQGETQPQRLLLAEDSEEEVDFLSERRMVKKSRTTSSSVIVPESDEEGHSPVLGGLGPPFAFNLNSDTDVEEGQQPATEEASSAARRGATVEAKQSEAEVVTEIQLEKDQPLVKERDNDTKVKRGAGNGVVPAGVILERSQPPGEDSDTDVDDDSRPPGRPAEVHLERAQPFGFIDSDTDAEEERIPATPVVIPMKKRKIFHGVGTRGPGAPGLAHLQESQAGSDTDVEEGKAPQAVPLEKSQASMVINSDTDDEEEVSAALTLAHLKESQPAIWNRDAEEDMPQRVVLLQRSQTTTERDSDTDVEEEELPVENREAVLKDHTKIRALVRAHSEKDQPPFGDSDDSVEADKSSPGIHLERSQASTTVDINTQVEKEVPPGSAIIHIKKHQVSVEGTNQTDVKAVGGPAKLLVVSLEEAWPLHGDCETDAEEGTSLTASVVADVRKSQLPAEGDAGAEWAAAVLKQERAHEVGAQGGPPVAQVEQDLPISRENLTDLVVDTDTLGESTQPQREGAQVPTGREREQHVGGTKDSEDNYGDSEDLDLQATQCFLENQGLEAVQSMEDEPTQAFMLTPPQELGPSHCSFQTTGTLDEPWEVLATQPFCLRESEDSETQPFDTHLEAYGPCLSPPRAIPGDQHPESPVHTEPMGIQGRGRQTVDKVMGIPKETAERVGPERGPLERETEKLLPERQTDVTGEEELTKGKQDREQKQLLARDTQRQESDKNGESASPERDRESLKVEIETSEEIQEKQVQKQTLPSKAFEREVERPVANRECDPAELEEKVPKVILERDTQRGEPEGGSQDQKGQASSPTPEPGVGAGDLPGPTSAPVPSGSQSGGRGSPVSPRRHQKGLLNCKMPPAEKASRIRAAEKVSRGDQESPDACLPPTVPEAPAPPQKPLNSQSQKHLAPPPLLSPLLPSIKPTVRKTRQDGSQEAPEAPLSSELEPFHPKPKIRTRKSSRMTPFPATSAAPEPHPSTSTAQPVTPKPTSQATRSRTNRSSVKTPEPVVPTAPELQPSTSTDQPVTSEPTSQVTRGRKSRSSVKTPETVVPTALELQPSTSTDRPVTSEPTSQATRGRKNRSSVKTPEPVVPTAPELQPSTSTDQPVTSEPTYQATRGRKNRSSVKTPEPVVPTAPELRPSTSTDRPVTPKPTSRTTRSRTNMSSVKTPETVVPTAPELQISTSTDQPVTPKPTSRTTRSRTNMSSVKNPESTVPIAPELPPSTSTEQPVTPEPTSRATRGRKNRSSGKTPETLVPTAPKLEPSTSTDQPVTPEPTSQATRGRTNRSSVKTPETVVPTAPELQPSTSTDQPVTPEPTSQATRGRTDRSSVKTPETVVPTAPELQASASTDQPVTSEPTSRTTRGRKNRSSVKTPETVVPAAPELQPSTSTDQPVTPEPTSRATRGRTNRSSVKTPESIVPIAPELQPSTSRNQLVTPEPTSRATRCRTNRSSVKTPEPVVPTAPEPHPTTSTDQPVTPKLTSRATRRKTNRSSVKTPKPVEPAASDLEPFTPTDQSVTPEAIAQGGQSKTLRSSTVRAMPVPTTPEFQSPVTTDQPISPEPITQPSCIKRQRAAGNPGSLAAPIDHKPCSAPLEPKSQASRNQRWGAVRAAESLTAIPEPASPQLLETPIHASQIQKVEPAGRSRFTPELQPKASQSRKRSLATMDSPPHQKQPQRGEVSQKTVIIKEEEEDTAEKPGKEEDVVTPKPGKRKRDQAEEEPNRIPSRSLRRTKLNQESTAPKVLFTGVVDARGERAVLALGGSLAGSAAEASHLVTDRIRRTVKFLCALGRGIPILSLDWLHQSRKAGFFLPPDEYVVTDPEQEKNFGFSLQDALSRARERRLLEGYEIYVTPGVQPPPPQMGEIISCCGGTYLPSMPRSYKPQRVVITCPQDFPHCSIPLRVGLPLLSPEFLLTGVLKQEAKPEAFVLSPLEMSST